AGGCATCGGATGGCGCTGGGCTGGGGTCATTTGGCTTTACAACCTCATATTCTACTTCCCACTCGATATCATCAAATTCTTTATACGCTATGCTCTGAGTGGGAAAGCTTGGGAGCTCGTCATCGAGCAAAGGGTAACACACTCAAGAAACTCAGTGGCACAACACGTCTGAGTTCAAATTTTCTGCTCGACTCTGAAAAGGTTGGGATCATTTATTCTTGCAGATAGCTTTTACAAGAAAGAAGGATTTCGGGAAGGAAGAAAGGGAACTCAGGTGGGCTCATGCTCAGAGAACATTGCACGGACTGCAGCCACCTGATACCAAGTTCAGCGAGAGGTCCACTGTAACCGAACTGAATCAGATCGCAGAGGAAGCCAAACGGCGAGCTGAGATTGCAAGGTACAATCGATAACCCCGATCATAAAAAACTGCTTGATTATAGTTCCCCCATATTCTTTCGCATTCGAAGTCTGTACCCATACAACCTTGATCCTTGCATGATGATCGGAAGCAGATACTTCCATTTGGATAAATAATCCATTTTGTAAATCAAATCCACTCGACATCGTTGTAGCTTTTCCCTGAGACTTGAATTTGGACTCGCAGGCTCAGGGAACTAAACACGCTGAAAGGGCATGTGGAGTCGGTGGTGAGGCTGAAGGGCTTGGACATCGGCACCATTCAGCAATCCTACACTGTCTGAGCCAACAACAACCTGCTCGTTCCATGGAATGCCGCAGTCCATCATCTCGCATCGAAGTTACTGTACACCTCGATAATGTTCTAtgttagatagatagatatataccaTCTATATGCATGTTTTGTTTGCTCGTATTTCCATTCTCTCTTGCATGAGAAAAGAAATGGAGATGAGGAATCAGGTAAAAGCTAATGTCTTCAGAATCGTCTTTGCATGTGTCTTCTACTTCTCACCACTGATTGCTTGTTGGTGTCGTTCGAGGAGCGATGCACGACGCAAACCCTTCGATGGATCCCCATGCTGTATTCTTCTGCTTCACGTTGGCACCCACCTCGATGCTCTCACGTCATCGGAAGGTTGTGGTTGGGGCTTCCACTGTGCAGTTGCCCACATCTTATCCCTCTCATCAGCTTCCCCACTAGCGTTGGTGTTATGATCGGATAACTTACTAAAATGTTTAGCTTAAGTTAATTGGATAAGTGtgaattattaatttaaaatatttaatttgataaatcaatTCGAAGTATCACAATGTCTTTCATTTATGATTTTACAGCGACAATGTTGCGCGGAGTAAAACTGTCCAAAAATGTGTATCTCCATATTGGCTCCAAGCGAGACGACATCCATAACCTTAGTTTACGTGCCTTACAAAATAATCTTataatgatatgataaattatttatCACTACGGAATTATCATCTCACGATCCTCATTATATGTATCCATAAAGCAATAcatcaattaattttaattatttttaatcaaaagatAAGTGATGAAAGTAATATTGGATCCCCAAACATAACGATAAATTAAGTCTTTAGCTGACACCTTCAATTTTAATTACATTATTAATACATCTTTGAAACTGAAGCTGGGTTGCCGAATCAGAGCCGTCGCTACGTGGGACCCATCCATGGGAGTTAATTGGACGGAACTCGATGCGTTTGTGATCCCACTCCGGCCCAATCCGGCCCAATCGTGACGTTTGGTTCGCCGCATCCGGTCCACCGTCGGTTCATCCACTCCTCTTTATcggctcgatggacgtttgattAGGGTTTTGCGGCCGTTTGCTCTTCGAGCCCAGTGCTTGTGTCGACCCCGAACCCGCCCCCCTTCTCCGCCTCCTCCTTGTCGCCCGCTTTCCGATATGTCGGCTGTTGTGGCCACTTCGGAGGAGGATCCAGCGCTCGCCGTGATCCGGTTTACTGCCGAGCTCTCCTGGGCCGATGCGGGGCCGGAGGTAAAGAAGATTTACACCTACTGGGGGGGTTTTGCTCATTCGTTTTTCGATAATTATGATATGCTTTCCGGATCTAATTTGGTGACCGGTTGGATCTCTGCTTTAAGTAATGGATCAGAATGGCATCATTCTTGCACGTATTGTTCGCGTTCCAATCTCGTTTTTGGTTTCTGAAAAAGAAAGGTACTTTATTTGTGATGAATAACGTAAAGATAACAACGTTAATCCTTGTGCTTGAACAAATTCTGTTgaaaatgagttttttttttctggagTTCATATACTTTCCGTTTTTTATGAAGTGTTCCAAGTGGATTTTTATGTGTTGTATACAGGCTCTGTGATTCTTGTTCCATTTTGCTAGTTCAGGAATTTTGATTTGATAGTTTGTTTCATATTGTTCTTGATAGGTTGCCGAAACTCAGGTGAGTGAATTATGTATGGAAGCAGAAGAATTCATGTTTAGAAGTAGGTGGCTGGATTTGGTTTCTTTAATCCTAACTTCGGCCGACTTGATAACATCTCGAGTGTCAGAGAAAGGTACAATTGCAACTTGCTTTGCTGATGATTGTAAGAATGATTTGATGGCTGGCAGATCTGTTCAATGTCTTTGGCTTTTGATCACGTTTTAGTATGAAATTACAATCAAATAAATGGTGAACAATTAGTTCTTTGCCAAACATGTTGGACTCTTGACCTTGAGTCTTTTCTTTCTCCatgtaattatttatttatttactttgttAGTGCAATGCTCCATCTTAGGACCTGATAGTTTTGCTTTATTATGGTAAGGGAACTCTTGAAGCATCACTTAAAAGCCTCTTCTGTTTTATCAAATTATCTGAAAACAGATTTTATGGATCTTTTAAAATTGTTCATATTTTAACTGACCTAGACTTATCAGCAAATCACACTTACTGTTAATTTAGAGTTtgctactaattgttttacagtttcaccttctctctctctctctctctctctctctatatatatatatatatatatatatatatatatagagatagagagagagagagatatatatatatatatatatagagagagagagagagagagagagagaatatgtgtgtgtgtgtgtatatatatacacacacatatatcatACTCACTGTGAAGAATAACTTTTAAATTCTGAATTTTGAAATTTGTTATTTCTTCCTTGTCGCATCCTCACTGTTTAAACACTCGATACATTCTTGAGAATGAAACTCTAATGATTAAAATATCTAAGAAAATAACATAGTGTTGATTACGAATTCATAATTTTCCATGCAGAATCTTGCTTCCTTATCTTCTTCACTGGTATTTGTTTTATTCTGATATGTAAAAAGCTTTATCAGGACATTTTTTAAGCTTTTTTCAGTATCTTGCTATATACTAGTGTTAAGACCATCCTTGGCAAATTCTTAAAGAAAGATTATGCTTGGCTTATGCAGTAGCATAGGCAAAGCACTGGTGCTAGAGTTCTTCAATCATCTTGGTAGCTATTCAGGTTTTGCCTTTGATTTTATGGTGAGGAATAAAACCATTCCACTTGTTTTCTTGTTGCAGATCTTGAGTGTATCTTTACTGTTACTTGCAACCTTGTCACAAGAGCAAATACTCCTGATGAAGCATTGGAGATGGCGAAATTAATATCCTCAAAAGTTGTACAACAACCAACTGATAGACCTGCTTTGCGACTTAAGATGTGAGGCTTTCTTCACTTTGTTTTATTTAGGGCTTTATGTTGTTGTATCACTCTCCCTTACTTGTCCACTTGTTTGAAGCAGTCTATTCAACCTCTACAACCTTCTAGAGAACCCATATAGCAGGTTCTTTGTTTATAAAAAGGCGCTTGATTTGGTAGCCAGTGGGAAAGTTGCTGAAAGCATCATTCCTTCATTTAAGAATATTGACAGCTTCTTACAAGAATGGAATATTGGAAAAATAGATCAGAGGGAACTCTTTCGTAGCATCTCAAACATTTTGAAGGATAACAAGAGGTGCAGAATAAAATGCCAATTGTTTTTCTCATCCATATCTTTGATCCTCAGTTTTCATAATGCTCCATTTTTCATGACATGCAGCATGGCAAAAGATTCTTTTGCCTTTTTGACAAGGTATTTAGCCACTTTTTCTGGTGCGGGTGAGGATGCTTACACAATGAATGAAGCCAAAGAAGAAGCTGTTCAAGCCATCATAGAATTTGTCAAGTCTCCTGATATATTTCAGGTACATCAGAAGTGTGGTCTTAGTAGTGCATTCAAAATGAAGGTTTGAATATTCAAGTCTTTTAAGAGATACTAAAACCAACGAAATGGTAAAATAAAGGAATTCGTCCTTAAAACGATAATTTCTTCAACCTTTACACATTTTTTGCTAAAGGATAAGGATCTAGAATCCCACAAAAACTGCCAAGAAGACACCAACATGATCCTAATCATCAATCTTGTACCTGCCTGTGAATGACCTCATTCACCTTTGATTATCACCATATTTTGATCTTATTAGGGTTCTTCTTTTATGAGTGTCTTAACACAGCTAACCAAGAGTTCGGCTTTTGTCGATAGGGTTCCTACCATGATTTTAAACATTTCCATTTTTCATTTTGATATCTGATgctaacagaaaaaaaaaaaatacatatatatatatattatttttttaacttaattccACACTTTAGGTCATAATGGTTAGTACATAGGAATGGGATCCTGCTTGTGGA
This genomic stretch from Musa acuminata AAA Group cultivar baxijiao chromosome BXJ3-9, Cavendish_Baxijiao_AAA, whole genome shotgun sequence harbors:
- the LOC103997594 gene encoding uncharacterized protein LOC103997594, whose amino-acid sequence is MSAVVATSEEDPALAVIRFTAELSWADAGPEVAETQVSELCMEAEEFMFRSRWLDLVSLILTSADLITSRVSEKDLECIFTVTCNLVTRANTPDEALEMAKLISSKVVQQPTDRPALRLKILFNLYNLLENPYSRFFVYKKALDLVASGKVAESIIPSFKNIDSFLQEWNIGKIDQRELFRSISNILKDNKSMAKDSFAFLTRYLATFSGAGEDAYTMNEAKEEAVQAIIEFVKSPDIFQCDLFDMPAVAQLEKDGKYALVYQLLKIFVTQRLDAYFDFHAANSTLLKSYGLVHEDCITKMRLMSLLDLSSHESGEIPYSLIRDTLRITDDEVEYWVVKAITSKQLDCKMDQLNQVVIVSRHTERVFGLSQWENLRLKLGAWRRNIANGISTIQANKISEGLQGMQGLAIR